One part of the Rutidosis leptorrhynchoides isolate AG116_Rl617_1_P2 chromosome 1, CSIRO_AGI_Rlap_v1, whole genome shotgun sequence genome encodes these proteins:
- the LOC139898337 gene encoding uncharacterized protein: MVKGVNLPILNEIWKHHVFDSIQVEASGRSGGLVSIWRTDFFTLIKSWKYKYWLASILRLPLTRDTVQTGWDLHIPFPLPVYDAGKLLDLCVEIDSFRLIDDVLDRVICANSSNVYSVSDAVSIICSIPVRLILAQRRILPPNVSTVCVWCSIEDESIAHLLLHCKRTFRILKDLFRWWNIRWVIPSSIVDFSFDWFFGMGINASKFWKLIGPAAIWAIWIGRNEIVFNGKFTCRSAIVRNIKLKAFLWASS, encoded by the exons ATGGTCAAAGGTGTGAATCTACCAATTTTAAACGAAATATGGAAACATCATGTTTTCGATTCAATTCAAGTTGAAGCATCCGGAAGGTCGGGTGGCTTGGTTTCCATTTGGAGGACCGACTTTTTCACTCTCATTAAATCATGGAAATACAAATATTGGTTAGCTTCAATATTGAGGTTGCCTCTTACTCGTGACACTGTGCAGACCGGGTGGGATTTGCACATCCCTTTCCCGCTACCTGTGTACGATGCTGGAAAATTGTTAGACCTCTGTGTCGAGATCGACTCTTTCCGTTTAATCGATGACGTACTTGATAGAGTTATTTGTGCTAACTCGAGTAATGTTTACTCTGTCTCTGATGCCGTCTCCATCATCTGCAG TATTCCGGTTAGACTTATCCTGGCTCAACGGAGAATTTTACCTCCAAATGTTTCTACTGTTTGTGTTTGGTGTTCGATTGAGGATGAATCAATCGCCCATTTGTTATTACATTGCAAAAGGACATTTAGGATTTTGAAGGACCTTTTCCGTTGGTGGAACATTCGTTGGGTGATCCCGAGTTCTATTGTTGACTTCTCTTTCGATTGGTTTTTTGGCATGGGTATTAATGCTTCAAAATTTTGGAAATTGATTGGGCCTGCCGCCATTTGGGCTATTTGGATTGGAAGGAACGAGATCGTTTTCAATGGAAAATTTACTTGCCGGTCGGCTATCGTTCGCAACATTAAATTAAAGGCCTTCTTATGGGCATCTTCGTAG